In Sphingobacterium sp. PCS056, the following proteins share a genomic window:
- a CDS encoding lactate utilization protein C, translated as MNVKNSSSKEQMLGKIRQALIQKSENPHPKFKKSPLYQNEDELVDVTFARELTAVGGKFLYCDGEINLIENLIHLTEENNIKKIFTWEKGVQDLLNPYGFPIHTNEIEFDAADAGITSCEVLIARNGSVMVSNANASGRRLGIYPPIHIVIAKASQMVWDIKDALSYMQRRYGSQMPTMVSTVTGPSRTADIEKRLVLGAHGPKELYVLLLEDRF; from the coding sequence ATGAATGTTAAAAATAGCAGTAGCAAAGAGCAGATGTTAGGCAAGATCAGACAGGCTCTAATTCAAAAAAGTGAAAATCCACATCCTAAATTCAAGAAATCTCCTTTATATCAGAATGAAGATGAGCTAGTTGATGTTACGTTTGCGCGAGAACTGACAGCTGTTGGAGGAAAGTTTTTGTATTGTGATGGTGAGATCAATCTCATCGAAAATTTGATTCATTTGACCGAAGAAAATAATATTAAAAAAATATTTACATGGGAAAAAGGTGTTCAAGATCTTTTAAATCCTTACGGGTTTCCTATACACACCAATGAAATTGAATTCGATGCTGCAGATGCTGGTATTACGTCTTGTGAAGTTCTGATTGCACGCAATGGAAGTGTTATGGTCAGCAATGCGAATGCTTCTGGACGTAGACTGGGGATTTATCCGCCTATTCATATTGTAATTGCAAAAGCTTCCCAAATGGTTTGGGATATAAAAGATGCTTTATCTTATATGCAGCGTCGCTATGGTAGTCAGATGCCCACGATGGTTTCTACCGTCACGGGACCATCACGCACAGCAGATATCGAAAAACGCTTAGTTTTGGGAGCGCACGGTCCAAAAGAATTATATGTTTTATTATTAGAGGATCGTTTTTAA
- a CDS encoding rhomboid family intramembrane serine protease encodes MIQEYLFLTPVASIIFALTIASSIYSFSNPQVLSEMMLHPYSIYRKKRVYTILTSGLIHKDWGHLLFNMITFYYFGFGLEKILIQISDWGHLQFAIIYVSSLILSDIPTIFQHKNNSGYYSLGASGAICAVLFSYIMFDPKMMLGIFMIIPMPAYIFAVLFLGYCVWASRNSRDGINHDAHLFGALSGVILTLILYPWIFKHFLSKF; translated from the coding sequence ATGATACAAGAATATCTGTTTTTAACTCCCGTAGCGAGTATTATTTTTGCTTTAACCATAGCTTCAAGTATTTATAGTTTTTCAAATCCTCAAGTACTGAGTGAAATGATGTTGCACCCTTATAGTATCTATCGAAAGAAAAGAGTCTATACGATCTTAACGAGTGGGCTGATTCATAAAGATTGGGGTCACCTTTTATTCAATATGATCACGTTTTATTATTTTGGATTTGGTCTAGAAAAGATACTCATTCAAATTAGTGATTGGGGTCATTTGCAATTTGCCATTATCTATGTATCAAGTTTGATTCTGAGTGATATTCCCACCATTTTTCAGCATAAAAATAATTCTGGTTATTACAGTTTAGGAGCCTCAGGAGCTATCTGTGCCGTATTGTTTAGTTATATTATGTTTGATCCAAAAATGATGCTCGGCATCTTCATGATTATTCCTATGCCTGCGTATATATTTGCAGTGCTCTTTTTAGGTTATTGTGTGTGGGCATCTAGAAATTCAAGAGACGGTATCAACCATGATGCACATCTATTTGGGGCATTATCTGGTGTGATTCTCACGTTGATACTTTACCCCTGGATTTTTAAACATTTTCTAAGCAAGTTTTAA